The following are encoded together in the Blattabacterium cuenoti BPAA genome:
- the lon gene encoding endopeptidase La produces MFLKNIFTESGFESEAEFIPLMSQDEEDQLLKDDIPEQLCILTVRNMVLYSGIVFPIIAGKSGSIQLLQDAYGLDKTVGVLTQKNSGIENLSEKDLYSIGTVAKILKLLKMPDGNTTVILQGKRRFKVNRFIQNDPYFKAEIIALEENKPSCQDKEYLALVESIKEIAIKIIQDNPNLPSEASIAIRNIESPSFLINFVAANMNLATRDKQKLLEYDDLKKRAMETLRFLNVEHQQIKLKNDIQSRVRSDMDQQQREYFLHQQIKAIQEELGDISYEKEIDEMRVKASRKKWPKEAKKQFDRELLKMQRTNPQMPEYTVQRNYLELMIDLPWGRYSKDNFDLEYAQKILDRDHYGLEKVKERIIEYLAVLKLRGDMRSPILCFYGPPGVGKTSLGRSIATALKRKYVRISLGGLHDESEIRGHRRTYIGAMPGRLLQSIRKVGTSNPVFVIDEIDKMGIGTNGDPSSAMLEVLDPEQNTSFYDNFLEMGYDLSKVLFIATANSLSHIQPALIDRMEVIEMNGYTVEEKTQIVKKHILPKQLKDNGLRKSDLILGTKEIEKVIESYTRESGLRTLEKQIAKLARYVAKHIAMNKKYVKLLSIEKIEKILGIPNDPDRYEDNNVPGVVTGLAWTHFGGDILYIESSLSKGKGHLSLTGNLGEVMKESATIALQYIKAHYKEFHIDPIMFEEKNVHVHVPEGAVPKDGPSAGITMLTSLVSSFTKRKLRPHLAMTGEITLRGKVLPVGGIKEKILAAKRANIKEIILSQENKKDIEEIKTEHLKGLTFDYVKNMNDVIHLALL; encoded by the coding sequence ATGTTCTTAAAAAATATATTTACAGAATCTGGATTCGAATCTGAAGCTGAGTTTATACCCTTAATGAGTCAAGATGAAGAAGATCAGTTACTTAAAGACGATATTCCCGAACAATTATGTATCTTAACAGTAAGAAATATGGTTTTGTATTCTGGAATTGTTTTTCCAATTATAGCAGGAAAAAGTGGATCCATACAATTGTTACAAGATGCTTATGGATTAGATAAAACAGTTGGAGTATTAACACAAAAAAATTCTGGGATAGAAAATCTTAGTGAAAAAGATTTGTATTCTATTGGAACGGTTGCTAAAATATTGAAATTATTAAAAATGCCTGATGGAAATACTACCGTTATTTTGCAGGGAAAAAGAAGATTTAAAGTCAATCGTTTTATTCAAAATGATCCATATTTTAAAGCGGAAATTATAGCGTTAGAAGAAAATAAACCTTCCTGCCAGGATAAAGAATACCTTGCTTTAGTAGAATCTATAAAGGAGATAGCTATAAAAATTATTCAAGATAACCCAAATCTACCATCAGAAGCAAGCATCGCAATTCGTAATATTGAAAGTCCTTCTTTTTTAATAAATTTTGTAGCAGCTAATATGAATTTAGCTACTAGAGATAAACAAAAATTGTTAGAATACGATGATTTGAAAAAAAGAGCAATGGAAACGTTGCGTTTTCTAAACGTAGAACATCAACAAATTAAATTAAAAAACGATATTCAATCCCGTGTTCGTAGTGATATGGATCAGCAACAGAGAGAATATTTTTTGCATCAGCAAATTAAAGCCATACAAGAAGAACTAGGAGATATTTCTTATGAGAAAGAGATAGATGAAATGCGTGTTAAAGCTTCCAGAAAAAAATGGCCAAAGGAAGCAAAAAAACAGTTTGATAGGGAATTGCTAAAAATGCAAAGAACCAATCCTCAAATGCCAGAATATACGGTACAAAGGAATTATCTGGAATTAATGATTGATCTTCCTTGGGGAAGATATTCAAAAGATAATTTTGATTTAGAATATGCACAAAAAATACTAGATAGAGATCACTATGGACTGGAAAAAGTAAAAGAGCGGATTATAGAATATTTAGCTGTCTTAAAATTAAGAGGAGATATGCGTTCTCCTATTCTATGCTTTTACGGTCCACCTGGAGTCGGAAAAACTTCTTTAGGAAGATCTATAGCTACCGCACTGAAAAGAAAATACGTTCGTATTTCTTTGGGAGGATTGCATGATGAATCAGAAATACGGGGACACAGAAGAACTTATATAGGAGCTATGCCTGGTAGACTATTACAATCTATTCGAAAAGTAGGAACTTCGAATCCTGTTTTTGTGATAGACGAAATAGATAAAATGGGAATAGGGACAAATGGGGATCCTTCTTCTGCCATGTTGGAAGTTTTAGATCCAGAACAAAATACTTCGTTTTACGATAATTTTTTAGAAATGGGGTACGATTTATCAAAAGTATTATTTATTGCTACAGCAAATTCACTTTCCCATATTCAACCTGCTTTAATAGATAGAATGGAGGTCATAGAAATGAATGGATATACGGTAGAAGAAAAAACACAAATTGTAAAAAAACATATTTTACCTAAACAGTTAAAAGACAATGGATTAAGAAAATCAGATTTAATACTTGGAACGAAAGAAATAGAAAAAGTCATTGAAAGTTATACAAGAGAATCTGGATTGAGAACTTTGGAAAAACAGATTGCTAAATTAGCACGTTATGTAGCTAAACATATTGCAATGAACAAGAAATATGTGAAGCTTTTGAGTATTGAAAAAATAGAAAAAATTCTTGGTATTCCTAATGATCCAGATCGTTATGAAGACAATAATGTTCCAGGTGTAGTAACTGGGTTAGCTTGGACTCATTTTGGGGGAGATATTTTATATATTGAATCCAGTTTATCTAAAGGTAAAGGTCATTTAAGTCTTACTGGCAATTTAGGAGAGGTCATGAAAGAATCTGCTACAATAGCTTTACAGTATATCAAAGCTCATTATAAAGAATTTCACATAGATCCTATAATGTTTGAAGAAAAAAATGTACATGTTCATGTTCCTGAAGGAGCCGTTCCTAAAGATGGGCCATCTGCAGGAATAACAATGTTAACATCTCTAGTCTCAAGTTTTACGAAAAGAAAGTTAAGACCTCATTTAGCTATGACAGGAGAAATCACTCTAAGAGGGAAGGTTCTTCCTGTTGGTGGAATTAAAGAAAAGATTCTAGCGGCTAAACGTGCTAATATTAAAGAAATTATTCTATCACAGGAGAATAAAAAAGATATAGAAGAAATCAAAACGGAACACTTAAAAGGATTAACCTTTGATTATGTTAAAAATATGAATGATGTGATTCATTTAGCTTTATTGTAA
- the lysA gene encoding diaminopimelate decarboxylase, with protein MMHELENKSDPVQVHRESLIRLAKKYGTPLYVYDSYKIKKQYIKMKKAFSGIKNLIINYACKANTNLNILKLLQKLGSGLDTVSIQEVELGLKAGFHPKRIIFTPNCVSIQEIKEAVGFGVRINLDNLSILEQFGEYYPDYAIGIRINPHIMAGGNSKISVGHIDSKFGISYYQIPHMKRILKNTGLKIEGFHMHTGSDISDIKAFLSGAKVLFQTAIDFPNLDYIDFGSGFKVPYKKDDIQTDLNSLSFYLTKEFEIFCKNYGSQITLIFEPGKFIVSESGYFLVSVNVIKHTTSTVFAGVNSGFNHFLRPMFYDAYHCIENLSNPNGRFRFYTVVGYICESDTFGFNRKVKEIREGDILCIKNAGAYCFSMSSNYNSRYRPSEVMIFKEKDFLIRKRETMQDLLRNIVDIQQHII; from the coding sequence ATGATGCATGAATTAGAAAATAAAAGTGATCCAGTTCAAGTTCATAGAGAATCCTTAATTCGACTCGCAAAAAAATATGGCACTCCACTTTACGTATACGATTCTTACAAAATAAAGAAACAATATATCAAAATGAAAAAGGCTTTTAGTGGGATCAAAAATTTAATCATTAATTATGCCTGTAAAGCTAATACTAATCTAAATATATTAAAACTTTTGCAAAAATTGGGAAGTGGATTAGATACCGTGTCTATTCAGGAAGTAGAACTAGGATTAAAAGCAGGGTTTCATCCTAAAAGAATTATATTTACACCTAATTGTGTTTCTATTCAAGAAATAAAAGAAGCTGTTGGTTTCGGAGTTAGAATCAATCTAGACAATCTGTCCATTTTAGAACAATTTGGAGAATATTACCCTGATTATGCTATAGGTATCAGAATTAATCCGCATATTATGGCAGGAGGAAATTCTAAAATTTCAGTAGGACATATTGATTCTAAATTTGGGATTTCTTACTATCAAATTCCTCATATGAAAAGAATATTAAAGAATACCGGACTTAAAATAGAAGGATTTCATATGCATACAGGATCTGATATATCCGATATCAAAGCCTTTTTATCAGGAGCAAAAGTATTGTTTCAAACAGCTATAGATTTTCCAAATCTTGATTATATTGATTTTGGAAGTGGGTTTAAAGTCCCATACAAAAAAGATGATATCCAAACAGATCTTAATTCTTTAAGTTTCTATCTTACAAAAGAATTTGAAATTTTTTGTAAAAATTATGGAAGTCAAATTACCTTGATTTTTGAACCAGGTAAATTTATAGTTAGTGAATCTGGATATTTTTTAGTTAGTGTCAATGTCATTAAACATACTACTTCTACTGTATTTGCTGGAGTAAATTCAGGATTTAATCATTTTCTTCGTCCTATGTTTTACGATGCTTATCACTGTATTGAAAATCTTTCTAATCCTAATGGTCGTTTTCGTTTTTACACAGTGGTTGGATATATTTGCGAATCGGATACCTTTGGTTTTAATAGAAAAGTTAAAGAAATTCGTGAAGGAGATATTTTATGCATTAAGAATGCGGGAGCTTATTGTTTTTCTATGTCTTCTAACTATAATTCTCGTTATCGACCTTCTGAAGTGATGATTTTTAAGGAAAAAGATTTTCTTATAAGAAAAAGAGAAACAATGCAAGATCTTCTGAGAAACATAGTAGACATACAACAACACATTATATAG
- the metG gene encoding methionine--tRNA ligase, with translation MKKSNKYTVTAALPYANGPIHIGHLAGVYFPADVFVRYLRRKKIDVIFICGSDEHGVPIAMQAKKEKKTPQEIVNKYHYMIKDCFNNFGIQFDHYSRTSAKIHHEISTSFFKKLHEKKKIFEKVSEQYYDQEAQQFLADRYISGTCPHCKNEEAYGDQCENCGSSLTPEDLMSPKSTISGSFPILKKTKHWYFPLNQYQEFLEKWILMNHKKDWKVNVYGQAKSWLNQGLKSRAITRDLNWGVPIPQNKGKVLYVWFEAPIGYISSTIEWAKQTKIDWKPYWKDETTKLIQFIGKDNIVFHCIIFPVTLKAYNSGYILPDQILANEFLHLENKKISTSKNWAVWGHEYLKDFPNQQDTLRYILISNMPEKKDNNFNWKDFQRKNNTELVAILGNFVNRSLTLIQKYNKGIVPNPEMLSIKDKYILKKIKNYPKHIGDLIESYQFRESLTCFMNLARLGNKYLTEEEPWNKKTEKRANTILYVSLQIVGVLAQLAEPFLPYTAKKLLEMLRLKTFFWNQIKNIEEILCPGHVLGNTTFLFKKINNESIEKQMKKLEKIHK, from the coding sequence ATGAAAAAATCAAATAAATATACAGTCACGGCTGCTTTACCTTATGCAAATGGACCAATTCATATAGGACATTTGGCTGGAGTTTATTTCCCTGCAGATGTTTTCGTTCGTTATCTGAGACGAAAAAAAATAGATGTTATTTTTATATGTGGATCGGATGAACATGGTGTTCCGATTGCTATGCAAGCTAAAAAAGAAAAAAAAACTCCTCAAGAAATCGTAAATAAGTATCATTACATGATTAAAGATTGTTTTAATAATTTTGGAATACAGTTTGATCACTATTCCAGAACCTCTGCAAAAATTCATCACGAAATTTCTACTTCTTTTTTTAAAAAACTTCATGAAAAAAAAAAGATTTTTGAAAAAGTATCTGAACAATATTATGATCAAGAAGCTCAACAATTTTTAGCGGATAGGTATATCTCTGGTACATGTCCCCATTGCAAAAATGAAGAAGCTTATGGAGATCAATGCGAAAATTGTGGAAGTTCGTTAACCCCTGAAGATTTAATGTCTCCAAAATCGACTATAAGTGGAAGTTTTCCCATTTTGAAAAAAACTAAACATTGGTACTTTCCTTTAAATCAATATCAAGAATTTTTGGAGAAATGGATTTTAATGAATCATAAGAAAGATTGGAAAGTGAATGTATATGGACAAGCAAAATCTTGGTTAAATCAAGGATTAAAATCTCGTGCTATTACAAGAGATTTGAATTGGGGAGTTCCTATTCCGCAAAATAAAGGGAAAGTTCTGTATGTATGGTTTGAAGCTCCTATAGGATATATTTCTTCTACCATAGAGTGGGCTAAACAAACAAAAATAGATTGGAAACCTTATTGGAAAGATGAAACAACAAAATTGATTCAATTTATAGGAAAAGATAATATTGTTTTTCACTGCATTATTTTTCCAGTTACACTGAAAGCATATAATAGTGGATATATTCTTCCAGATCAAATATTGGCTAATGAATTTCTTCATCTAGAAAATAAAAAAATATCTACTTCTAAAAATTGGGCAGTATGGGGTCATGAATATTTAAAAGATTTTCCAAATCAACAGGATACACTTCGTTATATTCTCATATCTAATATGCCTGAAAAAAAAGATAATAATTTTAATTGGAAAGATTTTCAAAGAAAAAATAATACGGAATTGGTTGCTATATTAGGAAATTTTGTAAATAGAAGTCTAACTTTAATCCAAAAGTACAATAAAGGAATTGTTCCTAATCCTGAAATGTTATCTATAAAGGATAAATACATTTTAAAAAAAATTAAAAATTATCCAAAACATATAGGAGATTTAATTGAATCCTATCAATTTAGAGAATCCTTAACATGTTTTATGAATTTAGCTAGACTAGGAAACAAATATTTAACAGAGGAAGAACCTTGGAATAAAAAAACAGAAAAACGTGCCAATACCATACTTTATGTATCACTGCAAATTGTTGGAGTATTGGCTCAATTAGCAGAACCTTTTCTTCCATATACGGCAAAAAAATTGTTAGAGATGCTTCGTTTGAAAACTTTTTTTTGGAATCAAATAAAAAACATAGAAGAAATTTTATGTCCAGGACATGTATTAGGGAACACCACATTCTTATTTAAAAAAATAAATAACGAAAGTATTGAAAAACAGATGAAAAAATTAGAAAAAATTCATAAATAG
- a CDS encoding 5'-3' exonuclease: protein MNNNKKLFLIDAYPLIYQSYYAYKHHPLFTSKGLNTSPIINFTYFLMNTLNNEKPSYMATIFDTSQGPSFRKKEYEKYKAHRNKTPEAIFEAIPYIIKILKTFQISFFYATNGYEADDFIGTIAKKAENKGYVIYIITLDKDFFQLITENIKVYIPPFKGNPKKILGIEEIQKKYGVNHPKQVIDLWSMMGDPSDNIPGLPGVGKINAIKFIQKYGSIEKLLDSTHDLNGKIQKNIEKNKNLGLLSKKLITIVTNIPFFSFHEEKFYVKKPNWHSIKKIFCELEFIKLLKKAHEYYKFKTKE, encoded by the coding sequence ATGAATAATAATAAAAAATTATTTTTAATTGACGCATATCCCCTTATTTATCAGAGTTATTATGCTTATAAACATCATCCACTTTTCACTTCTAAAGGACTCAATACTTCACCTATCATAAATTTCACATATTTTTTAATGAACACATTAAATAATGAAAAACCATCCTATATGGCTACTATTTTTGATACAAGTCAAGGTCCTTCTTTTAGGAAAAAAGAATATGAAAAATATAAAGCGCATAGAAACAAAACACCGGAAGCTATTTTTGAGGCGATTCCTTATATTATAAAGATTTTAAAAACTTTTCAAATTTCTTTTTTTTATGCTACCAACGGATATGAGGCAGATGATTTTATCGGAACGATAGCTAAGAAAGCAGAAAATAAAGGATATGTTATTTATATAATTACTTTGGATAAAGATTTTTTTCAACTGATAACAGAAAATATTAAAGTTTATATCCCACCTTTTAAAGGAAATCCAAAAAAAATATTGGGAATAGAAGAAATCCAAAAAAAATATGGGGTGAATCATCCAAAACAAGTTATAGATTTATGGAGTATGATGGGTGATCCTTCTGATAACATCCCAGGATTACCAGGAGTTGGAAAAATAAATGCCATAAAATTTATTCAAAAATATGGAAGTATTGAAAAATTATTGGATTCAACTCATGATCTTAACGGAAAAATTCAAAAAAATATTGAAAAAAATAAAAATTTAGGTCTTTTATCAAAGAAATTGATTACTATTGTTACTAATATCCCATTTTTTTCTTTTCATGAAGAAAAATTTTATGTAAAAAAACCAAATTGGCATTCTATAAAAAAAATATTCTGTGAACTCGAGTTTATAAAATTGTTAAAAAAAGCTCATGAATATTATAAATTTAAAACAAAAGAATAA
- a CDS encoding porin translates to MKKTKIIFLILFLGFFYPFHSFSEIKTTDENPHFNVFLDYSSGLHSEIKKEYSEGTRFYENDLNLEVIGKANDKISYRFTKQFLKKTNAENYDMLDFAYLKYKWNDKLDFLLGKQPFSFGSMEYASGPYEHAYRYPRIYKNEENFVGFSFIYHPIKDHELQFQVVNKMKEHQDLIQDINYPMGYSVSWNWSMKPDKNDNDKIIKNRWSYSIFQEQDKKKYWQLLALGSQLNWKPVTIEADYILSSEDIEKNRQEVTQILRSLNDHYYDVPSVKFGTYLVKLKYNFIPKWNLIAKGVYEIGTSKKGNNDFLGENKLFQKTYTYYGGVEFLPIIKNDDLSFFLAYQNYIKDYSLDQMKKENKNEHLFVLGLNYRVKMI, encoded by the coding sequence ATGAAAAAAACAAAAATTATTTTCCTTATTCTTTTTTTAGGATTTTTTTATCCTTTTCATAGTTTTTCAGAAATAAAAACAACAGATGAAAATCCTCATTTTAACGTATTTTTAGATTATTCTAGTGGTCTTCATTCTGAAATAAAAAAAGAATATTCTGAAGGAACTCGTTTTTATGAAAACGATTTAAATTTGGAAGTGATAGGAAAGGCAAATGATAAAATCAGTTATCGTTTTACAAAACAGTTTCTTAAAAAAACAAATGCAGAAAATTATGACATGCTAGATTTCGCTTATTTAAAATATAAGTGGAACGATAAACTTGATTTTTTGCTTGGAAAACAACCTTTTTCTTTTGGTAGTATGGAATATGCTAGTGGACCCTATGAACACGCATACCGTTATCCACGTATATACAAAAACGAGGAGAATTTTGTTGGATTCAGTTTTATTTATCATCCCATAAAAGATCATGAGTTACAATTTCAAGTTGTCAATAAGATGAAAGAACATCAGGATCTGATTCAAGACATCAATTATCCTATGGGATATTCTGTAAGTTGGAATTGGAGTATGAAACCAGATAAGAATGATAATGATAAAATTATAAAAAATAGATGGTCCTATTCTATTTTTCAAGAACAAGATAAAAAAAAATATTGGCAATTATTAGCTTTAGGTAGTCAATTAAATTGGAAACCTGTCACCATAGAAGCAGACTATATATTGAGCAGTGAAGACATAGAAAAAAATAGGCAAGAAGTAACACAAATTTTACGATCATTGAATGATCATTATTATGATGTTCCCTCTGTAAAATTTGGAACCTATTTAGTAAAATTAAAATATAATTTTATTCCAAAATGGAATTTAATTGCTAAAGGAGTATATGAAATAGGGACCTCTAAAAAAGGAAATAATGATTTTTTGGGAGAAAATAAATTGTTTCAAAAAACATATACTTATTATGGAGGTGTAGAATTTCTTCCTATCATAAAAAATGATGATCTTAGTTTTTTTCTTGCATATCAAAACTATATAAAAGATTACAGTTTAGATCAAATGAAAAAAGAAAATAAGAATGAACATTTGTTTGTTTTAGGATTGAATTATCGTGTGAAAATGATTTAA
- a CDS encoding DNA translocase FtsK 4TM domain-containing protein encodes MYRNKIKKKERKKEKKTLKTIFGFFLLGNSIFLFLSFFSFLFHWKHDQSQLEKLFDKEIIAENLLGKMGAIISHCFIHCGIGVSAFFIPILLFLKGLKILFSKKEFFNDFYQSTIYKFLFFIVWFPIFFSVIVPHQGIFSGIFGFEIGNYLIHLFGKVGLYMLLLTSIIFYWIIIFRINASTIKNGMKKKIQNINKKIDTTLQLCSYFDNNPEMDSSFRKGKKMLYSILYKKKEDFSSIDLKIDLESNKKKIIQILNHYHIEICEIKANIGPTITLYEIYPKVGTRISKIKNLKNEIALNLSALSIRIIAPIPGKGSIGIEIPNYKRYPVYMKDILFSEESQKKSHNMELPISLGKTVFNEILIVDLAKMPHLLIAGSTGQGKSVGLNVMIVFLLYQKHPKDIKFILIDPKKVELSIYKKISKSYFATLPNSIEPIITDLHQVKNILNSLCKEMDQRYALFEKYKVRNIKEYNNVIKKYNKYHLPYIILIVDEFADLNMNHQKKQIEIYITRLAQLARAVGIHLIIATQRPSVDVITGLIKSNFTARIAFRVSSKIDSRTILDCTGAEQLIGKGDMLFSNRNELIRLQCPFMELSDIQKIVDFYGNNNKKHEYFFLPEPGIINENE; translated from the coding sequence ATGTACAGAAATAAAATAAAAAAAAAAGAAAGAAAAAAAGAAAAAAAAACTCTTAAAACTATTTTTGGATTTTTTTTATTAGGAAATAGTATTTTTTTGTTTTTAAGTTTTTTTTCTTTTCTTTTCCATTGGAAACATGATCAAAGTCAACTCGAAAAACTTTTCGATAAAGAAATTATAGCAGAAAATTTACTTGGAAAAATGGGAGCGATCATCTCTCACTGTTTTATTCACTGTGGAATAGGAGTTAGCGCTTTTTTTATTCCTATATTATTATTTCTAAAAGGATTAAAAATTCTTTTTTCAAAAAAAGAATTTTTTAATGATTTTTATCAATCCACAATATATAAATTCCTATTTTTTATTGTCTGGTTTCCCATTTTTTTTTCTGTTATTGTTCCTCATCAAGGAATATTCAGTGGAATTTTTGGATTTGAAATAGGAAACTACTTGATTCATTTATTTGGAAAAGTAGGATTATATATGCTTCTTTTGACGAGTATCATTTTTTACTGGATCATCATTTTTCGTATCAATGCTTCAACCATAAAAAATGGAATGAAAAAAAAAATCCAAAATATTAACAAAAAAATAGATACAACATTACAATTGTGTAGTTATTTTGATAATAATCCAGAGATGGATTCTTCTTTCCGTAAAGGAAAAAAGATGCTTTATTCTATCCTTTATAAAAAAAAGGAAGATTTTTCATCCATTGATTTGAAAATAGATTTGGAATCTAATAAAAAAAAAATAATTCAAATCCTGAACCATTATCATATAGAAATATGTGAAATAAAAGCGAATATAGGACCTACGATCACTTTGTATGAAATCTATCCTAAAGTGGGAACACGTATTTCTAAAATCAAGAACTTAAAAAATGAGATTGCCTTAAATTTATCCGCTTTATCCATCAGAATTATAGCCCCCATACCTGGAAAAGGATCTATTGGAATAGAAATACCCAATTATAAGCGTTATCCTGTTTATATGAAAGACATTCTGTTTTCAGAAGAAAGTCAAAAAAAAAGTCATAACATGGAACTTCCCATTTCTTTAGGAAAAACAGTATTTAATGAGATTTTGATTGTAGATTTAGCAAAAATGCCCCATTTACTTATAGCAGGATCAACAGGACAAGGAAAATCCGTAGGATTAAATGTCATGATTGTTTTTCTATTATATCAAAAACATCCAAAAGATATCAAGTTTATTTTGATTGATCCAAAAAAAGTAGAATTATCAATATATAAAAAGATTTCAAAATCTTATTTTGCTACACTTCCGAATTCTATAGAACCCATCATTACAGATTTACATCAAGTAAAGAATATATTAAATTCTTTATGTAAAGAAATGGATCAAAGATATGCTCTTTTCGAAAAATATAAGGTTAGAAATATTAAAGAATATAATAATGTCATAAAAAAATACAATAAATATCATTTACCTTATATTATATTAATTGTTGATGAATTTGCAGATTTAAATATGAATCATCAAAAAAAACAAATAGAAATATACATAACCCGGTTAGCACAGCTCGCTCGCGCTGTAGGAATTCATTTGATTATAGCAACACAACGTCCATCAGTAGATGTAATTACGGGATTAATAAAATCCAATTTTACTGCAAGAATAGCATTTAGAGTGAGTTCTAAAATAGATTCTAGAACGATATTAGATTGCACAGGTGCTGAACAATTAATAGGAAAAGGAGATATGCTCTTTTCGAATAGAAATGAATTGATACGATTACAATGTCCATTTATGGAATTATCAGACATTCAAAAAATTGTTGATTTCTATGGAAATAATAATAAAAAACATGAGTACTTTTTTTTGCCAGAACCGGGTATAATCAATGAAAATGAATGA
- a CDS encoding LptF/LptG family permease, with translation MIIKKLDLYMIRLFMAPFLMIYSTIFIIFMIQFFWSQIDELTGKNISIFILLKFILYFGISILPLVTPIALLLTSIIIFGDFSENQELIAIKSSGISLFRVMIPLLGITFVLSIGLYLFSDFVIPKAKMKAKKLGYEISLAHPSLKLKEGIFVNLYPNFFIKIDRKSINSNYLHNIFIFFYGKNSLVNTILSQRGVLIPNQEDGSIQLKLMNGVLYSENLNGSKKEQSSYQIVEFDTLIQNFKIPLESKIKNLDDEDYDFYQTLNTKNLIQKINFFKKKNYKKINPSERKIYLAKLQLELQKKFTFPVTCIIMFLTGAPLGALIRKGGIGYPTMIALIIFIIYYTLLTITQNKVEKTEICPWIGAWIPNFIFFPVSIWMTYKTVMDDFYII, from the coding sequence ATGATAATAAAAAAACTTGATTTATACATGATTCGTTTATTTATGGCTCCTTTTTTAATGATTTATTCTACAATATTTATCATTTTTATGATTCAGTTTTTTTGGAGTCAAATAGATGAACTAACAGGAAAAAATATTAGTATTTTCATACTATTAAAATTTATATTATATTTTGGCATATCTATTCTACCATTAGTAACTCCCATTGCCCTATTATTAACTTCTATTATAATATTTGGTGATTTTTCAGAAAATCAAGAATTGATCGCTATCAAATCTTCTGGAATCTCTCTTTTCCGTGTTATGATTCCTCTTTTAGGAATAACCTTTGTTTTATCCATTGGATTATATTTATTTTCAGATTTTGTTATTCCAAAAGCAAAAATGAAAGCAAAAAAATTAGGATATGAAATATCGTTAGCTCATCCATCTTTAAAATTAAAGGAAGGAATTTTCGTAAATCTATATCCCAATTTTTTCATAAAAATAGATAGAAAATCAATAAATAGTAATTATTTACATAATATATTTATTTTTTTTTATGGTAAAAATTCACTTGTCAATACAATTCTTTCTCAAAGAGGAGTTTTAATCCCCAATCAAGAGGATGGATCTATTCAATTGAAATTAATGAATGGAGTTTTATATAGTGAAAATTTGAATGGATCCAAAAAAGAACAATCCTCTTATCAAATTGTAGAATTTGATACTTTAATTCAAAATTTTAAAATTCCTTTAGAATCCAAAATAAAAAACTTAGATGATGAGGACTATGATTTTTATCAAACTCTAAATACAAAAAATCTTATTCAAAAAATTAATTTTTTCAAGAAAAAAAATTATAAAAAAATCAATCCATCCGAAAGGAAAATATACTTAGCTAAGCTGCAATTAGAATTACAAAAAAAATTTACATTTCCAGTAACATGCATTATAATGTTTCTTACTGGAGCACCATTAGGTGCTCTTATTAGAAAAGGAGGGATTGGTTATCCAACTATGATAGCACTGATTATATTTATCATTTATTATACTTTACTAACCATCACTCAAAATAAAGTAGAAAAAACTGAAATATGTCCATGGATAGGAGCTTGGATCCCAAATTTTATTTTTTTTCCAGTAAGTATATGGATGACTTATAAAACTGTAATGGATGATTTTTATATTATATAA